From Ruminococcus sp. HUN007, a single genomic window includes:
- the cas5c gene encoding type I-C CRISPR-associated protein Cas5c, with the protein MSYGFKIIVEGEYALYTRPEMKVERVSYDVPTVSAMEGLVKSVYWKPAIRIVIDKIVVFNPIRFINIRRNEIKTKIPQRNVSSQMNGKGCSDIYASEVRSQRAGMLLKDVKYGVEFHFELTGNKSEHADESEEKHYNIMLRRLRNGQCFRQPCLGCREFSVSRIELVDEFDLTQVDSSLEGDTDLGYMLYGMKFVDGGKPVNDNWDEPKFSDKADPMYYRPHMIDGVIDVAKYREGIIC; encoded by the coding sequence ATGAGTTATGGTTTCAAGATCATAGTTGAAGGCGAGTATGCACTCTATACGAGACCAGAAATGAAGGTGGAACGTGTAAGTTATGATGTTCCTACGGTTTCTGCAATGGAAGGGCTAGTGAAATCTGTATATTGGAAACCCGCGATTCGAATAGTTATTGATAAGATAGTAGTGTTCAATCCTATTAGGTTTATCAATATCCGTAGAAATGAAATCAAAACAAAAATTCCGCAGAGAAATGTGAGTTCACAAATGAACGGTAAAGGCTGTTCTGATATTTATGCTTCTGAAGTAAGAAGTCAGCGTGCAGGAATGCTGCTGAAAGATGTGAAATATGGAGTGGAATTTCATTTTGAACTAACAGGAAACAAGTCTGAGCATGCTGATGAAAGCGAAGAAAAGCACTACAATATCATGCTGAGAAGACTTCGCAATGGTCAGTGTTTCCGTCAGCCGTGTCTTGGATGCAGAGAATTCTCAGTAAGCAGAATAGAGCTTGTTGATGAATTTGATCTTACACAAGTTGATTCTTCACTTGAGGGAGATACAGACCTTGGGTATATGCTTTATGGCATGAAATTTGTGGATGGCGGCAAGCCTGTTAACGACAACTGGGATGAACCGAAATTTTCCGATAAAGCCGATCCAATGTATTATCGTCCGCATATGATTGATGGTGTTATTGATGTTGCAAAGTACAGGGAGGGGATAATATGCTGA
- a CDS encoding CRISPR-associated helicase/endonuclease Cas3 produces the protein MDFDVKNAHMIDGRNQTLEEHLKNVAKRAADNSIALLKQECYSTGLSHDIGKYSVSFQKRLYGNPKKYEHSSCGAIELGKLVKNNDEKAMTYMLQYCIAGHHSGLPDGGTEVDSADSDSTLHSKLKREGNYTGESDYSSYKDEIELKLPDYTDVYKILKTSKNKTELIEKYAFFTRYLFSCLTDADYIDTEIFYSPDTDRELNADFEKMLDIINEELENRSIDSDTPLKKARKELQEQAFRNCLSDSRINILDMPTGSGKTLCSMKIALKKLIKNEKKRIIYVIPYTSIIEQTAETFDNLFGDYADIVQHHSNHCFDDENENSTAEKLKRSTENWDAPVIITTSVQFFQSLYHYKGSGLRKLHNLADSVIVFDEVHMLPEEYLQPCLRAIGFITEYLNSEVLFLSATMPDFSELFERYTGNATYNELIKDKSVFRYFQKCRYINLGKTDIENIVLKADDYNSSLIIVNSRKTAREVYRLLSGKKYHLSTYMTPYDRSKIIKQIREDLANGEKITAVSTSLVEAGVDLDFQAVFRQLAGLDSILQSGGRCNREGKMEYGDVFIFEIDESIRGDMKIRAGIVKDMLERDIDITSEKSIREYYMRLFRYSDDIIDQNTIAKDCNGFDNIPFRTYAEGFEFIKDETISVVINNNSETEKLVQQLEYGDKNIRRKLQRYSVSLKKHELDEAMKTGIIDEKKCGVFVLANNDYYRNETGLDIHYQPSYIC, from the coding sequence TTGGATTTTGATGTTAAAAATGCTCATATGATTGATGGTAGAAATCAAACTCTTGAAGAACACCTTAAGAATGTTGCGAAAAGAGCCGCTGATAATTCTATAGCATTATTAAAGCAAGAATGTTATTCTACTGGTTTATCACATGATATTGGAAAATATTCTGTTTCATTTCAGAAAAGGCTTTACGGAAATCCTAAAAAGTATGAACATTCATCATGCGGAGCAATAGAATTAGGGAAGCTGGTGAAAAATAATGATGAAAAAGCTATGACATATATGCTACAGTATTGCATTGCTGGACATCATTCTGGTTTACCTGATGGTGGAACAGAAGTAGATAGTGCTGATAGTGATAGTACCTTACATTCTAAGCTTAAACGTGAAGGTAACTATACAGGAGAAAGTGATTATAGTTCATATAAAGATGAGATAGAGCTTAAACTCCCAGATTATACAGATGTTTATAAAATCTTAAAAACGTCAAAAAATAAGACAGAGTTGATTGAAAAATACGCATTTTTTACAAGGTACTTGTTTTCGTGTTTAACAGATGCAGATTATATTGATACTGAAATTTTTTATTCACCTGATACAGATCGGGAACTTAATGCAGATTTTGAGAAAATGCTTGATATAATCAATGAAGAACTGGAAAACAGATCAATTGATTCAGATACTCCGTTGAAAAAAGCGAGAAAAGAACTGCAGGAACAAGCGTTTAGAAATTGTCTGAGTGATTCCCGGATAAATATACTTGATATGCCAACTGGAAGCGGAAAAACTTTATGCAGTATGAAAATAGCGTTGAAAAAACTTATAAAAAATGAAAAGAAGCGCATCATTTATGTAATTCCATATACTAGCATAATTGAGCAGACCGCTGAAACATTCGATAATTTGTTTGGAGATTATGCTGATATAGTTCAGCATCATTCAAACCATTGTTTTGATGATGAAAATGAAAACAGTACAGCCGAAAAATTAAAACGTTCGACTGAAAACTGGGATGCACCTGTTATAATAACAACAAGCGTACAATTCTTTCAGTCATTATATCATTATAAAGGTTCGGGACTGCGCAAGCTGCATAACCTGGCTGATTCAGTTATTGTATTTGATGAAGTCCATATGCTGCCAGAGGAGTATCTGCAACCGTGCCTGAGAGCGATAGGATTTATTACGGAATATCTAAACAGTGAAGTGCTGTTCCTCTCAGCAACTATGCCCGATTTTTCAGAATTGTTTGAAAGGTACACCGGAAATGCAACTTACAATGAATTGATAAAGGATAAGAGTGTTTTCAGATATTTTCAGAAATGCAGATACATAAATCTCGGGAAAACTGATATTGAAAATATCGTTCTAAAGGCTGATGATTACAATTCGAGTCTGATAATAGTCAACAGTCGAAAAACAGCAAGAGAAGTGTATCGTCTTTTATCAGGTAAGAAGTATCACTTGTCTACATATATGACACCATATGACCGTTCCAAAATAATAAAGCAGATACGTGAAGATCTAGCTAATGGTGAAAAGATAACAGCTGTATCTACTTCACTTGTGGAGGCAGGAGTTGATCTTGACTTTCAGGCTGTATTCAGACAGCTTGCGGGGCTTGACAGTATATTGCAGTCAGGCGGAAGATGTAATCGTGAGGGAAAAATGGAATACGGCGATGTTTTTATATTTGAAATAGATGAAAGTATTCGAGGAGATATGAAAATTCGTGCAGGTATTGTAAAGGATATGCTCGAACGAGATATTGATATTACGTCAGAGAAATCTATCAGGGAATATTATATGAGATTGTTCAGATATTCGGATGATATTATAGATCAGAATACTATTGCAAAAGATTGCAATGGATTTGATAATATACCTTTCAGAACATATGCAGAAGGATTTGAGTTCATAAAGGATGAAACTATAAGCGTTGTGATAAATAATAATTCAGAAACCGAAAAGCTTGTTCAACAGCTTGAATACGGTGATAAAAATATCAGACGAAAATTGCAGAGATATTCTGTTTCACTTAAAAAGCATGAATTAGATGAAGCTATGAAAACAGGAATTATTGATGAGAAAAAATGCGGAGTTTTTGTTCTTGCAAATAATGATTATTATAGAAATGAAACAGGTCTGGATATCCATTATCAACCGAGTTATATTTGTTAA
- a CDS encoding WYL domain-containing protein, producing the protein MNAAHINEPILSILEVLRKYSDSEHTLTQKQIGNYIKAETGENLDRETIKRNLRKLLDSQLPVEALKEEPSITGLYYDHDFTDGELCLLINSVLFTDGLSKKHRKDLIKRIEALTDKYFHSYVSKVDLNVYENVRNSEIFLNLEIISEAIAKKKQISFIKTDNNKPYVVSPYQFVFHSGHQYLVCHYPEHKDPISHFRIDRLKKCEIKDVPAKQIRDLKGFESGLQLSDYVREHPNMWGGEAFPIVLRCKTFLNNILKEQFGAEINIEETDDDMLLVRLKASKTAMFHWGLQYLDSAEIVSPESLRQELADAVKDAYCKYWSDSETGGGRNRIGF; encoded by the coding sequence ATGAATGCAGCACACATCAATGAACCAATCCTGAGTATCCTTGAAGTGTTAAGAAAATACAGTGATTCAGAACATACGCTTACGCAGAAACAAATTGGAAATTATATAAAAGCTGAAACCGGTGAGAATCTTGACAGAGAAACTATAAAAAGAAATCTAAGGAAATTACTTGATTCACAATTACCGGTTGAAGCTTTGAAAGAAGAACCGTCTATAACAGGGCTGTATTATGATCATGATTTCACTGATGGTGAATTATGTTTGCTGATCAATAGTGTTCTTTTCACTGATGGACTATCCAAAAAGCATCGTAAAGATCTTATCAAAAGAATAGAAGCACTAACTGACAAGTATTTTCATTCATATGTTTCCAAAGTGGATTTAAATGTTTACGAAAATGTTAGAAACTCAGAAATTTTTCTTAATCTAGAGATCATCAGCGAGGCGATAGCCAAGAAAAAACAGATTTCTTTTATTAAGACTGATAATAATAAACCATATGTAGTAAGCCCTTATCAGTTTGTTTTTCATAGTGGTCATCAGTATCTGGTCTGTCATTATCCTGAGCATAAAGATCCTATATCTCATTTTCGCATTGACAGGCTAAAAAAATGCGAAATAAAGGATGTACCGGCAAAACAGATAAGGGATCTTAAAGGTTTTGAATCCGGGCTGCAGCTGTCTGACTATGTAAGGGAACATCCGAACATGTGGGGAGGAGAAGCTTTTCCGATAGTACTCAGATGCAAAACATTTTTGAATAATATTCTCAAAGAGCAGTTCGGAGCAGAAATCAATATAGAAGAAACTGACGATGATATGCTTTTAGTTCGGTTAAAGGCAAGCAAAACTGCAATGTTTCACTGGGGACTGCAGTACCTTGACAGTGCTGAGATAGTTTCTCCTGAAAGTTTAAGACAGGAACTTGCAGATGCTGTAAAAGATGCTTATTGCAAGTATTGGTCTGATTCGGAAACAGGAGGAGGTAGAAATAGAATTGGATTTTGA